The sequence TTGCCGTTTTGTAAGTGATGATAATTATAACACAATTTTATTGAAACTTACTAGCAATTTTTGAATTAAATATTTATAGCAATTAGAGATAAATCAATAAATAATAGGCGATTTAGAGCTTTCATGAGTCTTAAAACCCTGTCTTTACAAAATTTTACATAAATTAAGTGATAAAGACTTGCAATAACTCTGGTAGGATATTTTCAATACTTCTTGAGATATATATTCAATAAATTGCTCATATATCTCACCACTTGCAAAAATTTATTAGAGGTGATGCCGTGACAACCATGGCTATGGAAACGCCAACATCAATACCCTGGTGGTCAGGGAACGCCCGCTTAACAAACCTCTCAGGGCGACTTTTAGGTGCTCATGTCGCCCATGCAGGATTAATTGTGCTGTGGGCGGGAGCTACCACCTTATTTGAAATTGCCCACTTCAACAGCGCACAACCGATGTACACACAGGGGCTGATTCTCCTACCCCACCTAGCAACTCTCGGTTGGGGTGTGGGTAGCGGTGGACAGGTAGTAGATACCTATCCCTACTTTGTTATCGGTGTGTTGCATCTCATTAGCTCTGCTTTTCTAGGTTTGGGCGGCATTTTTCATGCCTTACGCGGGCCAGCCAACTTAGAAGAGAAGTTTTCTTTCTTTGGCTACCGTTGGCAAGATGCCAATAAAATGACCACAATCTTAGGTATTCACCTAGTTTTATTAGGCTTGGGAGCAGGCTTGCTAGTTGCGAAAGCGATATTTTTTGGCGGCTTGTATGACACCACTATTGGTGAGGTGCGAGTAATTTCTCACCCGACATTGAACCCTGGCATCATTTTTGGCTATTTATTTGGTGGGAATAAATACTGGATTGCGGGAGTCAACAACCTAGAAGATGTGGTTGGTGGTCATATTTGGGTCAGTCTCGTGTGCATTGGCGGCGGTATCTGGCATATTGTGAGTCAACCTTTCGAGTTTGCCAAACGCCTATTTGTCTGGTCTGGAGAAGCTTACTTGTCATACAGCTTGGGTGCTTTGGCTTTAATGAGTTGGATTGCAGCTTATTATGTCAGCGTCAACACCCTAGTCTATCCTGTAGAGTTTTACGGACCGGCATTAAGTATTGAATTTGACCGCTTTCCTTACTTTCAGAGTGGAGATATATTATCCGCTCGTGTTTGGCTAGCAAATGCTCACTTTTGGTTGGGCTTCTTCTTCCTTCAAGGACATCTTTGGCACGCATTAAGGGCTGCAGGCTTTGACTTCCGCCTTGGTCAAGTCGTGCATTCAACTCGCGGCGAGGTAATGTAAC is a genomic window of Fortiea contorta PCC 7126 containing:
- a CDS encoding chlorophyll a/b binding light-harvesting protein, coding for MAMETPTSIPWWSGNARLTNLSGRLLGAHVAHAGLIVLWAGATTLFEIAHFNSAQPMYTQGLILLPHLATLGWGVGSGGQVVDTYPYFVIGVLHLISSAFLGLGGIFHALRGPANLEEKFSFFGYRWQDANKMTTILGIHLVLLGLGAGLLVAKAIFFGGLYDTTIGEVRVISHPTLNPGIIFGYLFGGNKYWIAGVNNLEDVVGGHIWVSLVCIGGGIWHIVSQPFEFAKRLFVWSGEAYLSYSLGALALMSWIAAYYVSVNTLVYPVEFYGPALSIEFDRFPYFQSGDILSARVWLANAHFWLGFFFLQGHLWHALRAAGFDFRLGQVVHSTRGEVM